A single region of the Nocardioides aurantiacus genome encodes:
- a CDS encoding acyltransferase family protein — protein MAASTAVTWEDAPRDAPPADRTAQIASLTGLRGVSALMVVLIHVSVLTRYPWVGIPDYGPVSLFVLSGFLLSRPWARWALRLGERPSVRTFAFRRIVRIFPAYLVVLVAVCAVYPPARPDGPGQWLRAATLTWIYRAGDFRAAFQQTWSLGTELSWYVALPVLGGLGALAARRTDPRRGYWLLVALLSTSLPVSVAWRWYVDTADLGRFFTYSYWLPGYLVCFAVGALVALTVEGRRAGAVTPVRLTRLAADPWAVVVLALAVALLGTSALGGANGFSTPITLDEHLVRAGCATGVAALLLLGAVLGPRTTPLNRALASRWLQAVGRWSYGVFLWHLPLITVLDRDVSFQQGPAGLAWRLVLTLALAVPLGAATYAWVERPTLDWSRRFLDRGSTSTPSTASQPSSPNPAPVRSDAPAE, from the coding sequence GTGGCAGCCAGCACGGCGGTGACCTGGGAGGACGCCCCCCGGGACGCACCCCCGGCCGACCGCACCGCCCAGATCGCCTCCCTCACGGGCCTGCGCGGGGTCTCGGCCCTGATGGTGGTCCTGATCCACGTCAGCGTCCTCACCAGGTACCCCTGGGTCGGCATCCCCGACTACGGGCCGGTCAGCCTGTTCGTGCTCTCCGGCTTCCTGCTCTCCCGACCCTGGGCACGATGGGCGCTGCGCCTGGGCGAGCGGCCCTCCGTGCGCACGTTCGCGTTCCGGCGGATCGTCCGCATCTTCCCGGCCTACCTCGTGGTCCTGGTGGCGGTCTGCGCCGTCTACCCGCCGGCCCGTCCAGACGGCCCCGGGCAGTGGCTCCGGGCCGCCACCCTGACGTGGATCTACCGGGCCGGCGACTTCCGCGCCGCGTTCCAGCAGACCTGGAGCCTCGGGACCGAGCTGTCCTGGTACGTCGCCCTGCCGGTGCTGGGCGGTCTGGGGGCCCTCGCGGCACGGCGCACTGACCCGCGCCGGGGGTACTGGCTCCTCGTGGCCCTGCTGTCCACGTCGCTCCCGGTCTCGGTCGCCTGGCGGTGGTACGTCGACACCGCGGACCTGGGCCGCTTCTTCACCTACTCCTACTGGCTGCCGGGCTACCTGGTGTGCTTCGCCGTCGGCGCGCTCGTCGCCCTGACCGTCGAGGGGCGCCGCGCGGGTGCGGTCACACCGGTCCGCCTGACCCGCCTCGCCGCGGACCCCTGGGCCGTGGTGGTGCTCGCGCTCGCCGTCGCCCTGCTGGGCACGTCGGCGCTCGGGGGCGCCAACGGGTTCTCCACCCCGATCACGCTCGACGAGCACCTGGTCCGTGCCGGCTGTGCCACCGGGGTGGCGGCGCTGCTCCTCCTCGGGGCCGTGCTGGGGCCCCGCACGACACCGCTCAACCGGGCTCTGGCGTCCCGCTGGCTCCAGGCCGTGGGTCGCTGGTCCTACGGCGTCTTCTTGTGGCACCTGCCGCTCATCACCGTCCTGGACCGCGACGTGAGCTTCCAGCAGGGCCCTGCAGGACTCGCGTGGCGGCTGGTCCTGACCCTGGCCCTGGCGGTCCCGCTGGGCGCCGCGACCTACGCCTGGGTCGAGCGGCCCACCCTCGACTGGTCGCGCCGGTTCCTCGACCGCGGCAGCACGAGCACGCCGAGCACGGCCAGCCAGCCCAGCAGCCCCAACCCCGCACCCGTGCGGAGCGACGCGCCGGCGGAGTAG